One window of the Thermasporomyces composti genome contains the following:
- a CDS encoding family 20 glycosylhydrolase, which produces MKVVRRTFVVVAAFLLLLATPVGVASATAPNPPPQVIPSLTNWSGGQGTVTLSTRTRILVQPRAVRVHQDALEFARELEERTGHRPRVVRGLAAARPGDLVLEVDPQRHDLGGEGYDLHIDDVVHVTGATPTGVFYGTRTILQVLATTDALPRGRTIDVPTYPERGVGVCACYIHVSMAWFERLMRDMAYLKLNQLWIEAKVKSDRYPGTVFWGYYTKDEVRRLSALARKYHITLVPEINSPGHIDPYLENYPELQLVDRYGNRQPSRLDITKPEAFDFLTGLIDEALEVWDTPYWHMGADEYMLGSAYEDYPHILEYAREKFGPDATPQDAFVDFINRVNAHVKSKGKTLRIWNDGLAGENTIPLDPDIVVEHWDGRSHILRPSQLLEAGHRVMNSSYALYLVRGGFQTDTRQLYETDWTPLRFENETLTARHPDLTGAKITMWPDNGRGHTENEVEVQAFMPLRHLALTTWGGPKPTDSYDEFVALAEAIGHAPGWENIDRQPLPAGTYAFVDVTPKGARDVPPGGDRLAPLAAEPGAAAGFVAGSSATWDLLPTSDGYYRLRSTGTDVCLTIEEGRRYLNVPLEAGAPFTLIECSTAASQKTQRWQLVPGPGGAVRLVNAVSQLPVTRGEADVAVQMPPDERTPALFTAVPLD; this is translated from the coding sequence ATGAAGGTCGTACGTCGGACGTTCGTGGTGGTCGCTGCCTTCCTGCTGCTCCTCGCGACACCCGTGGGCGTGGCGAGCGCCACCGCCCCCAACCCACCGCCCCAGGTGATTCCGTCCCTCACGAACTGGTCCGGCGGCCAGGGTACGGTCACGCTGTCCACGCGTACGCGCATCCTCGTCCAGCCGCGCGCCGTCCGGGTCCACCAGGACGCTCTCGAGTTCGCCCGGGAGCTCGAGGAGCGCACCGGCCACCGGCCTAGGGTCGTGCGCGGCCTGGCCGCGGCGAGGCCCGGCGACCTGGTGCTCGAGGTGGACCCGCAGCGACACGACCTGGGCGGTGAAGGCTACGACCTCCACATCGACGACGTCGTCCACGTCACCGGTGCCACGCCGACCGGCGTGTTCTACGGCACCCGCACCATCCTCCAGGTCCTCGCCACGACGGACGCCCTCCCGCGTGGTCGCACGATCGACGTCCCGACCTACCCGGAGCGGGGTGTGGGTGTCTGCGCGTGCTACATCCACGTCTCGATGGCGTGGTTCGAGCGCCTGATGAGGGACATGGCCTACCTCAAGCTCAACCAGCTCTGGATCGAGGCGAAGGTCAAGAGCGACCGGTACCCGGGAACGGTGTTCTGGGGCTACTACACCAAGGACGAGGTGCGGCGGCTGTCGGCTCTGGCGCGGAAGTACCACATCACCCTGGTGCCGGAGATCAACTCGCCCGGCCACATCGACCCCTACCTGGAGAACTATCCCGAGCTGCAGCTCGTCGACCGCTACGGCAACCGGCAGCCGTCACGGCTCGACATCACCAAGCCGGAGGCGTTCGACTTCCTCACCGGTCTCATCGACGAGGCGCTCGAGGTGTGGGACACGCCGTACTGGCACATGGGCGCGGACGAGTACATGCTCGGCTCGGCGTACGAGGACTATCCCCACATCCTCGAGTACGCCCGCGAGAAGTTCGGCCCCGACGCGACACCCCAGGACGCGTTCGTCGACTTCATCAACCGGGTGAACGCGCACGTCAAGAGCAAGGGCAAGACCCTGCGCATCTGGAACGACGGTCTCGCGGGCGAGAACACGATTCCGCTGGACCCGGACATCGTCGTCGAGCACTGGGACGGCCGCTCCCACATCCTGCGTCCGTCGCAGTTGCTCGAGGCCGGCCACCGGGTCATGAACTCCTCGTACGCGCTGTACCTCGTGCGGGGCGGCTTCCAGACCGACACCCGGCAGCTGTATGAGACCGACTGGACGCCGCTGCGCTTCGAGAACGAGACGCTGACTGCACGACACCCCGATCTTACCGGCGCCAAGATCACGATGTGGCCCGACAACGGTCGGGGGCACACGGAGAACGAGGTCGAGGTCCAGGCGTTCATGCCGCTGCGCCACCTCGCGCTGACCACGTGGGGCGGGCCGAAGCCGACCGACTCGTACGACGAGTTCGTGGCGCTGGCCGAGGCGATCGGTCACGCGCCGGGCTGGGAGAACATCGACCGTCAGCCACTGCCCGCGGGCACCTACGCGTTCGTGGACGTGACGCCGAAGGGAGCCCGTGACGTTCCGCCAGGCGGCGACCGGCTGGCCCCCCTGGCGGCGGAGCCAGGGGCGGCCGCCGGCTTCGTCGCCGGATCCTCCGCGACGTGGGACCTGCTGCCCACCTCGGACGGCTACTACCGCCTCCGGTCGACGGGGACCGACGTGTGCCTGACGATCGAGGAGGGGCGACGGTACCTCAACGTGCCGCTCGAGGCTGGCGCGCCGTTCACGCTCATCGAATGCTCGACGGCCGCGTCGCAGAAGACCCAGCGCTGGCAGCTGGTCCCTGGTCCGGGCGGGGCCGTTCGACTGGTCAACGCCGTCTCCCAGCTGCCGGTGACCCGAGGGGAGGCGGACGTCGCCGTGCAGATGCCGCCCGACGAGCGCACGCCGGCGCTGTTCACGGCTGTCCCTCTTGACTGA
- a CDS encoding fructosamine kinase family protein, whose amino-acid sequence MARQASIAYHVEGLLGTAVIATSPVAGGNLCVATRVRLGDGRSVFVKTRPGAPESFFATEARNLAWLRAAGEDAAAVPEVLGYDRECLVLSWVETGRPTPEAAERLGRALAHTHLAGAPTFGAEVDGFIGPLPQPNAPSERWPEFYGRYRVEPYLRMAFNRGRLDAGDANAICGVLDHLDELAGPPEPPARIHGDLWSGNIIWSPDGVPRLVDPAAYGGHRESDLATLVLFGAPHLDRLLAAYQEVYPLADGWRDRLLIHHLHPLLAHAAMYGGSYGARAGQVARRILSARQRQTSGASLP is encoded by the coding sequence ATGGCTCGGCAGGCAAGCATCGCGTACCACGTGGAAGGTCTCCTCGGCACCGCGGTCATCGCGACCAGCCCGGTAGCCGGTGGCAACCTCTGTGTCGCGACCCGCGTCCGTCTCGGCGACGGGCGTAGCGTCTTCGTCAAGACCCGGCCTGGCGCCCCTGAGAGCTTCTTCGCGACCGAAGCCCGCAACCTCGCCTGGCTTCGCGCGGCCGGAGAGGACGCCGCCGCGGTCCCAGAGGTCCTGGGGTACGACCGGGAGTGTCTGGTCCTGAGCTGGGTGGAGACCGGGCGCCCGACACCGGAGGCCGCCGAGCGGCTGGGTCGAGCGCTGGCTCACACCCACCTCGCCGGGGCGCCGACGTTCGGCGCGGAGGTCGACGGCTTCATCGGCCCTCTGCCGCAACCCAACGCGCCCAGCGAGCGGTGGCCGGAGTTCTACGGTCGCTACCGGGTGGAGCCGTACTTGCGGATGGCGTTCAACCGAGGCCGCCTCGACGCCGGCGACGCCAACGCGATCTGCGGAGTGCTGGACCACCTCGACGAGCTCGCCGGACCACCGGAGCCGCCCGCACGCATCCATGGCGACCTCTGGTCCGGCAACATCATCTGGTCGCCCGATGGCGTCCCTCGTCTGGTGGACCCGGCCGCGTACGGCGGACATCGGGAGAGCGACCTGGCCACGCTCGTCCTGTTCGGCGCGCCGCACCTCGACCGACTCCTCGCGGCGTACCAGGAGGTCTACCCTCTCGCCGACGGCTGGCGGGACCGGTTGCTCATCCACCACCTGCACCCGCTGCTGGCGCACGCGGCGATGTACGGCGGGAGCTACGGGGCGCGAGCGGGGCAGGTGGCGCGGCGCATCCTGTCCGCCCGCCAGCGCCAGACCTCCGGCGCGAGCCTGCCCTGA
- a CDS encoding PadR family transcriptional regulator: MRAHHTSPSGTPLFGTSPFGSPRHTWPFGRLLGALPHALWRTFESTAGPTGGRGFRAHRRRFHSGGPHAGGFGPWGAPWGGAGSWGGWGAWFGPHGFRRGPRARRGDIRAAILHLLAESDQPMHGYEMIRELRDRTGGIWRPSPGSIYPTLQLLEDEGLVTATERDGKKVYSLTDAGRAEVDARGGAAPWEDLTEPADSPWAELRAAGMSLMVTAMSAAQGANEAQLRRIAQILRETRTRILRILGEEDED, from the coding sequence GTGAGAGCACACCACACATCACCGTCCGGGACACCGCTGTTCGGGACATCGCCGTTCGGGTCACCGAGGCACACGTGGCCGTTCGGGCGCCTGCTAGGCGCGCTCCCGCACGCCCTCTGGCGGACGTTCGAGAGCACCGCGGGGCCCACGGGCGGGCGGGGGTTCCGGGCACACCGCCGCCGGTTCCACAGCGGAGGTCCGCACGCCGGCGGGTTCGGTCCCTGGGGCGCCCCGTGGGGTGGCGCCGGTTCCTGGGGCGGCTGGGGAGCGTGGTTCGGCCCCCATGGCTTCCGACGCGGTCCTCGGGCTCGCCGCGGCGACATCCGCGCGGCGATCCTCCACCTCCTCGCCGAGAGCGACCAGCCGATGCACGGCTACGAGATGATCCGGGAGCTGCGTGACCGCACGGGAGGTATCTGGCGGCCCAGTCCCGGATCGATCTACCCGACCCTCCAGCTCTTGGAGGACGAAGGCCTGGTGACGGCCACCGAGCGGGACGGCAAGAAGGTGTACTCGCTCACCGACGCGGGCCGCGCTGAGGTCGACGCGCGCGGTGGGGCCGCCCCGTGGGAGGACCTGACGGAGCCGGCCGACTCGCCGTGGGCGGAGCTGCGCGCGGCGGGCATGAGCCTGATGGTGACCGCGATGAGCGCCGCCCAGGGCGCCAACGAGGCGCAGCTCCGGCGGATCGCGCAGATCCTCCGAGAGACGCGCACACGGATCCTGCGCATCCTCGGCGAGGAAGACGAGGACTGA
- a CDS encoding DUF3159 domain-containing protein: MHVPDLEQSRPETTGPESLSQLLGGWRASTDATLPPVAFVVGWLVSGHSIGAGAGAAIAVAVLLAGYRLLRGTRPRAVLLGLLGVAVAATVALRTGRAVDFFLVQLASNAASALAWAVSIVVRWPLLGVVVGAALGQRTRWRRDPDLLRAYCRASWVWVCQYTVRVVVFGVLYAANAVVALGIARVALSWPLVAACVAVSAWVVRRSLPADHPGFRHPRLPAPAN; the protein is encoded by the coding sequence GTGCACGTGCCTGACCTCGAGCAGTCCCGTCCGGAGACGACCGGCCCGGAGTCGCTGTCGCAGCTGCTCGGCGGCTGGCGGGCGTCCACCGACGCCACTCTGCCACCGGTCGCGTTCGTCGTGGGTTGGCTCGTGTCCGGTCATTCCATCGGCGCCGGCGCCGGCGCCGCGATCGCGGTGGCCGTCCTCCTCGCCGGATACCGCCTGCTGCGCGGCACCCGCCCTCGCGCGGTCCTCCTCGGGCTGCTCGGCGTGGCGGTCGCGGCCACCGTCGCCCTTCGAACCGGTCGGGCAGTCGACTTCTTCCTGGTCCAGCTCGCGAGCAACGCGGCGAGCGCCCTGGCCTGGGCCGTCAGCATCGTGGTCCGCTGGCCCCTCCTCGGCGTCGTGGTGGGCGCGGCCCTTGGGCAGCGAACTCGCTGGCGCAGGGACCCGGACCTGCTCCGCGCGTACTGCCGCGCGTCCTGGGTGTGGGTCTGCCAGTACACCGTCCGGGTGGTGGTGTTCGGGGTCTTGTACGCGGCGAACGCCGTGGTCGCGCTTGGCATCGCCCGGGTCGCGCTGAGCTGGCCGCTCGTGGCCGCGTGTGTGGCGGTCAGTGCGTGGGTCGTCCGGCGCTCGCTCCCCGCCGACCACCCCGGTTTCCGGCACCCGCGACTTCCTGCACCCGCGAACTGA
- the hisC gene encoding histidinol-phosphate transaminase, translating into MTAPGPRLRRALEGIPSYKPGRSATSATGRPTYKLSSNEYPFPPPPELVDAVRRAAETINRYPDLTSGRLVAKLSERLGVPTSHLAVGTGSVALLYHLLHAVCEPGDEVIYAWRSFEAYPVAAQVAGATRIEVPLTPDARLDLDAMAERVTDRTRAILVCTPNNPTGPVVHHDELAAFLARVPTDVLVLVDEAYLEFVRDPNAADALALYREHPNVCLLRTFSKAYCLANLRVGYAIAHEPVADALRACAPPFAVSSLAEEAALAALACEDVLLAAVERLVEERRRVAVALREYGFDVPATEANFVWLPLGDEAEVFAAACEAEGVIVRTFAGDGCRISIGEQKANDLVLEVAARWASSRGLSSRDHR; encoded by the coding sequence ATGACCGCACCTGGACCTCGCCTGCGACGCGCCCTCGAGGGCATCCCGTCGTACAAGCCAGGCCGTTCGGCGACGTCGGCGACGGGGCGGCCGACGTACAAGCTCTCCAGCAACGAGTACCCTTTCCCGCCGCCGCCCGAGCTGGTCGACGCCGTTCGTCGAGCGGCGGAGACGATCAACCGCTACCCCGACCTGACCTCCGGACGACTGGTGGCGAAGCTCTCCGAGCGGTTGGGGGTTCCGACGAGCCACCTGGCCGTCGGCACCGGCTCGGTCGCCCTCCTCTACCACCTGCTGCACGCGGTCTGCGAGCCCGGCGACGAGGTGATCTACGCCTGGCGCTCGTTCGAGGCGTACCCGGTCGCCGCACAGGTGGCCGGCGCCACCAGGATCGAGGTGCCACTGACCCCGGATGCCCGGCTCGACCTCGACGCCATGGCGGAGCGGGTCACCGATCGGACGCGTGCGATTCTCGTCTGCACGCCGAACAACCCGACCGGTCCGGTCGTCCATCACGACGAGCTTGCGGCGTTCCTCGCGCGAGTGCCCACGGACGTTCTCGTCCTCGTCGACGAGGCCTACCTGGAGTTCGTCCGCGACCCGAACGCCGCTGACGCGCTCGCCCTCTATCGCGAGCACCCCAACGTCTGCCTGCTCCGGACCTTCTCCAAGGCCTACTGCCTGGCCAACCTGCGGGTCGGGTACGCGATCGCGCACGAGCCGGTGGCCGACGCGCTGCGCGCGTGCGCGCCGCCGTTCGCGGTCTCGTCGCTGGCCGAGGAGGCGGCGCTGGCGGCGCTGGCCTGCGAGGACGTCCTGCTGGCGGCGGTGGAGCGACTGGTCGAGGAACGGCGCAGGGTCGCCGTGGCGCTCCGCGAGTACGGCTTCGACGTCCCCGCCACCGAGGCCAACTTCGTCTGGCTTCCCTTGGGCGACGAGGCGGAGGTGTTCGCCGCCGCGTGCGAGGCGGAAGGCGTCATCGTGCGCACGTTCGCCGGAGACGGCTGTCGGATCAGCATCGGCGAGCAGAAGGCGAACGACCTCGTGCTCGAAGTGGCGGCCCGGTGGGCCTCGAGTCGCGGACTCTCCTCCCGCGACCACCGCTGA
- a CDS encoding ABC transporter ATP-binding protein yields the protein MRSYLRPYVGRLIFMLFAALAGVGASLAIPLVIREIIDGPIAHRDSKGLVLLGLLAIFLGVTEAFLILVRRWIQSRAVLGLETKIRDDLYEHLQRLPMAFHGGWQSGQLLSRATTDLSVIRRFLGFGLLFLITNVVQLTTVTVLLLRMYWPLGLVVAASAVPIIMLSLRFEKRYIRISRQVQDEQGDLATVIEESAVGIRAIKSFGRRHYIFDIFDEGARQVYATSMEKVRLSSRFWTFLGFVPNVTLAIVLLLGAVAVGWGSLTLGTLVAFTTLMLQLVWPIASLGHILAMAQEAMTAAERVMEVLDTKPTITSGSLELANPKGHLRFEGVSFRFPDDDTDVLRDVWLDVRPGETVAIVGATGSGKTTLTALVPRLFDVTGGRITIDGHDIRDLTLPCLRSIVATAFEEPTLFSMSVRENLTLGRPDATDEEIREALEVAQATFVYDLPWGLDTRIGEQGMALSGGQRQRLALARAVLTKPKILVLDDTLSALDVETEALVEQALRHVLESATGIVVAHRASTVLLADKVALLQNGTITHVGTHHELLEKVPQYRELLAQDADLDAEEVLS from the coding sequence TTGCGCTCCTACCTTCGGCCGTACGTAGGCCGGCTGATCTTCATGCTCTTCGCCGCCCTCGCGGGGGTGGGCGCGAGCCTGGCGATCCCCCTCGTGATCCGAGAGATCATCGACGGTCCCATCGCCCACCGAGACAGCAAGGGTCTGGTGCTGTTGGGACTGCTCGCGATCTTCCTCGGTGTCACCGAGGCGTTCCTCATCCTGGTTCGGCGCTGGATCCAGTCTCGTGCCGTCCTCGGCCTGGAGACGAAGATCCGCGACGACCTCTACGAGCACCTGCAACGACTGCCGATGGCGTTCCACGGTGGCTGGCAGAGCGGTCAGCTGCTCTCCCGCGCCACCACGGACCTGTCGGTCATCCGACGCTTCCTCGGCTTCGGCCTGCTCTTCCTCATCACCAACGTCGTGCAGCTGACCACGGTCACCGTGCTGTTGCTGCGCATGTACTGGCCGCTGGGGCTCGTCGTGGCGGCCTCGGCCGTGCCGATCATCATGCTGTCGCTGCGCTTCGAGAAGCGCTACATCCGCATCTCGCGGCAGGTCCAGGACGAGCAGGGTGACCTGGCGACCGTCATCGAGGAGAGCGCCGTCGGCATCCGGGCGATCAAGTCCTTCGGACGCCGGCACTACATCTTCGACATCTTCGATGAAGGCGCCCGGCAGGTCTACGCCACCTCGATGGAGAAGGTTCGCCTGTCCTCCAGGTTCTGGACGTTCCTGGGCTTCGTGCCCAACGTCACCCTGGCGATCGTGCTCCTCCTCGGCGCGGTCGCCGTGGGCTGGGGGTCGCTGACGCTCGGCACGCTCGTCGCCTTCACCACGCTCATGCTCCAGCTCGTCTGGCCCATCGCGTCGCTCGGCCACATCCTCGCCATGGCTCAGGAGGCCATGACGGCTGCCGAGCGGGTCATGGAGGTGCTCGACACCAAGCCGACGATCACGAGCGGCTCGCTCGAGCTCGCCAACCCCAAGGGTCACCTGCGGTTCGAGGGAGTGAGCTTCCGGTTCCCCGACGACGACACCGACGTCTTGCGCGACGTCTGGCTCGACGTCCGCCCGGGCGAGACGGTGGCCATCGTCGGAGCCACCGGATCCGGCAAGACGACACTCACCGCGCTGGTTCCTCGGCTGTTCGACGTCACCGGCGGTCGCATCACGATCGACGGTCATGACATCCGTGACCTGACCCTGCCGTGCCTCCGGTCGATCGTCGCGACGGCGTTCGAGGAACCCACGCTGTTCTCCATGAGCGTCCGGGAGAACCTCACCCTCGGTCGCCCCGACGCGACGGACGAGGAGATCCGCGAGGCGCTCGAGGTGGCCCAGGCGACGTTCGTCTACGACCTGCCGTGGGGGCTGGACACCCGGATCGGTGAGCAGGGCATGGCGTTGTCGGGTGGCCAGCGCCAGCGGCTGGCGCTCGCGCGTGCCGTCCTGACCAAACCGAAGATCCTCGTGCTCGACGACACGCTGTCCGCGCTCGACGTCGAGACGGAGGCGCTCGTCGAGCAGGCGCTCCGTCACGTGCTCGAGTCGGCGACCGGGATCGTCGTCGCCCACCGGGCGTCGACGGTGCTGCTGGCGGACAAGGTGGCGCTGTTGCAGAACGGCACGATCACGCACGTCGGCACGCACCACGAGCTGCTGGAGAAGGTTCCGCAGTACCGCGAGCTGCTCGCCCAGGATGCCGACCTCGACGCGGAGGAGGTGCTGTCGTGA
- a CDS encoding ABC transporter ATP-binding protein — MTTSSTSTAPAEPKDGVRDPRTAKGGVDTRDWRGVAAEQHDDVPEKASLFLRERSRRLLGDLLRPHKKVLLWLVAIVIAENGLRLAIPYLVKVGIDRGIPPLIANEGATTLFTVVAAIVVAAVGQAATRQAFLQLSGRIGQDILLELRRRVFNHFQKLSLGFHEKYTSGRVVSRLTSDIDAIYELLQSGFDGLVSAVLTLVGTAILLLFLDVHLGLVALVPIPILLVFTQWFRRQSSIAYRRTRETVAAVIVHFVESMTGIRAVQAFRREPRNQEIFEELNIAYRDANMRGMRLVAVFMPGVKVIGNLTVAAIMLYGGWLAFHDEVTVGVLAAFLLYLRQFYEPMQEISQFYNTFQSASAALEKLSGVLEEEPDVPEPAKPVPLRHPRGEVRFEGVAFGYRRQPADRKQAEASDQSEEPQLVLPRLDLRIPAGQTVALVGATGAGKTTLAKLLARFYDPLEGRVTLDGVDLRDLDEATLRRAVVMVTQENFLFSGTVADNIRFGRPDASRKEIIAAAQAIGAHEFISALPQGYDTEVGKRGGRLSAGQRQLVAFARAFLANPAVLILDEATSSLDVPSERLVQRALRTILAERTALIIAHRLSTVEIADRVLVMERGRIVEDGPPDQLIARAGRFADLHRAWLDSLA, encoded by the coding sequence GTGACGACCTCCTCCACCTCGACCGCTCCTGCCGAGCCCAAGGACGGGGTTCGGGACCCCCGCACCGCCAAGGGCGGTGTGGACACCCGCGACTGGCGAGGAGTCGCCGCGGAGCAGCACGACGACGTTCCCGAGAAGGCGTCGCTGTTCCTGCGGGAACGCTCGCGGCGGCTGCTCGGGGACCTGCTCCGGCCGCACAAGAAGGTGCTCCTCTGGCTGGTCGCGATCGTCATCGCCGAGAACGGCCTTCGGCTGGCGATCCCGTACCTGGTCAAGGTCGGCATCGACCGGGGCATCCCACCTTTGATCGCGAACGAGGGCGCGACCACGCTCTTCACCGTGGTCGCCGCGATCGTGGTGGCGGCGGTCGGCCAAGCCGCGACGCGGCAAGCCTTCCTCCAGCTGTCCGGTCGGATCGGCCAGGACATCCTGCTGGAGCTGCGGCGTCGGGTCTTCAACCACTTCCAGAAGCTGTCGCTCGGCTTCCACGAGAAGTACACGTCTGGCCGGGTGGTTTCCCGGCTGACCTCCGACATCGACGCCATCTACGAGCTGTTGCAGTCGGGGTTCGACGGGCTCGTCAGCGCGGTGCTCACGCTCGTGGGTACCGCGATCCTGCTGCTCTTCCTCGACGTGCACCTGGGTCTCGTGGCGCTCGTGCCCATCCCGATCCTGCTCGTCTTCACGCAGTGGTTCCGGCGGCAGTCGAGCATCGCCTACCGCCGGACCCGGGAGACGGTCGCGGCCGTCATCGTCCACTTCGTCGAGTCGATGACGGGTATCCGGGCCGTGCAGGCCTTCCGGCGCGAGCCGCGCAACCAGGAGATCTTCGAGGAGCTGAACATCGCCTACCGCGACGCCAACATGCGGGGCATGCGGCTCGTGGCGGTGTTCATGCCGGGCGTCAAGGTCATCGGCAACCTCACCGTCGCCGCGATCATGTTGTACGGCGGATGGCTGGCGTTCCACGACGAGGTGACCGTCGGTGTGCTCGCCGCCTTCCTGCTGTACCTGCGGCAGTTCTACGAGCCGATGCAGGAGATCAGCCAGTTCTACAACACCTTCCAGTCGGCCAGCGCCGCGCTGGAGAAGCTGTCGGGTGTCCTGGAGGAGGAGCCCGACGTGCCCGAGCCGGCCAAGCCGGTGCCGCTCCGTCACCCGCGCGGTGAGGTCCGCTTCGAAGGTGTCGCGTTCGGGTATCGCCGGCAGCCGGCCGACCGCAAGCAGGCCGAGGCCTCGGACCAGTCCGAGGAGCCGCAGCTGGTCCTACCGCGTCTCGACCTCCGGATTCCCGCTGGTCAGACGGTCGCCCTCGTCGGCGCGACCGGTGCGGGCAAGACGACGCTGGCCAAGCTGCTCGCCCGGTTCTACGACCCGTTGGAGGGTCGGGTCACGCTCGACGGGGTGGACCTGCGGGACCTCGACGAGGCGACCCTGCGCCGCGCGGTGGTGATGGTGACGCAGGAGAACTTCCTGTTCAGCGGCACCGTGGCGGACAACATTCGGTTCGGTCGTCCGGACGCGTCGAGGAAGGAGATCATCGCCGCCGCCCAGGCGATCGGTGCGCATGAGTTCATCTCGGCGTTGCCGCAGGGGTACGACACCGAGGTGGGCAAGCGCGGTGGTCGGCTCTCCGCCGGCCAGCGTCAGCTCGTGGCCTTCGCCCGTGCCTTCCTCGCCAATCCGGCGGTGCTCATCCTCGACGAGGCGACGTCGAGTCTCGACGTGCCCAGTGAGCGGCTGGTCCAGCGCGCCCTGCGTACGATCCTGGCCGAGCGGACGGCGTTGATCATCGCGCACCGGCTCTCGACGGTGGAGATCGCCGACCGGGTGCTGGTGATGGAGCGCGGTCGGATCGTCGAGGACGGTCCACCCGACCAGCTCATCGCTCGAGCCGGCCGGTTCGCCGACCTGCACCGGGCCTGGTTGGACAGCCTGGCCTGA